Proteins from a genomic interval of Candidatus Binatia bacterium:
- a CDS encoding HAD family hydrolase: MRKTSALWTTYAAVLIAASLALGGWGCSATAFRSDPLASWNEGPARSAIVDLVNSTTDEASADYVEPGDRIATFDNDGTLWASHPLYAQAVFALDRVRALAPDHPEWKTQQPFQSILAGDDDAIAEFQMHDWQKVLAATHGGMSTEQFEKIVRGWLAVSRDPRFGRPYTELAYQPMLEVLQYLRENGFTTFIVSGGGQEFMRPFTEKIYGIPSHQVVGSSVVTRFEENDGKPILYRDPKIFFIDDHGGKPVGINLFIGKRPVAAFGNSGGDKEMLEWTTAGGGRRLGMLVLHDDPVREYAYGPAQGLPDTKVGAFSQELYDQAQRDGWIVISIKDDWKQVFAWED; this comes from the coding sequence TCCGCTGGCCTCCTGGAATGAGGGGCCGGCGCGCAGTGCAATCGTGGACCTCGTGAACAGCACCACGGACGAGGCGAGCGCCGACTATGTCGAGCCGGGGGACCGGATCGCCACCTTCGACAACGACGGGACGCTCTGGGCTTCGCATCCGCTCTACGCCCAGGCGGTCTTCGCTCTCGATCGCGTGAGGGCGCTCGCACCGGATCACCCCGAGTGGAAGACACAGCAGCCCTTCCAGTCGATTCTCGCGGGCGACGACGATGCCATCGCTGAGTTCCAGATGCACGATTGGCAGAAGGTCCTCGCTGCGACTCACGGCGGGATGTCGACGGAGCAGTTTGAGAAGATCGTGCGCGGCTGGCTCGCGGTCTCGCGCGATCCCCGATTCGGCCGGCCGTACACCGAGCTTGCCTACCAGCCGATGTTGGAGGTCCTTCAGTACTTGCGGGAGAATGGCTTCACGACGTTCATCGTTTCGGGCGGCGGGCAGGAGTTCATGCGCCCCTTCACGGAGAAGATCTACGGGATCCCGAGCCACCAGGTCGTCGGCTCGAGCGTCGTCACCCGATTCGAAGAGAACGACGGGAAGCCGATCCTGTACCGCGATCCGAAGATCTTCTTCATCGACGATCACGGCGGTAAGCCGGTGGGAATCAACCTGTTCATCGGCAAGCGCCCGGTCGCGGCGTTCGGCAACTCCGGCGGAGACAAGGAGATGCTCGAGTGGACGACGGCGGGTGGGGGGCGGCGTCTGGGGATGCTCGTGCTGCACGACGACCCCGTTCGCGAATATGCCTACGGCCCGGCCCAGGGACTTCCTGATACGAAAGTCGGTGCCTTCTCACAGGAATTGTACGACCAGGCGCAGCGCGACGGCTGGATCGTGATCTCGATCAAGGACGATTGGAAGCAGGTGTTCGCCTGGGAGGACTAG
- a CDS encoding arylsulfatase, translating into MACFVVPALAADKKPNILIVWGDDIGQSNISAYTMGMMGYRTPNIDRIAKEGMIFTDYYGEQSCTAGRSSFITGQSVFRTGLSKVGLPGAELGLQKEDPTIAEILKPMGYVTGQFGKNHLGDKDEHLPTNHGFDEFLGNLYHLNAEEEPELPDYPKDPEFRKKFGPRGVIKSSVDGKIEDTGPLTKKRMETIDDDVTVAALDFIDRAHKSDKPFFVWWNATHMHFRTHVKPSSLGQSGQDFYGDAMMDHDKNVGQILDKLDELGIADNTIVLYSTDNGPHKNTWPDAGTSPFRSEKNTNWEGGWRVPAMVRWPGKIKPGSVSNEIMHHMDWMPTLAAIAGDSEVKKKLLSGYSVGGTKFKVHLDGYNFAPFLTGKTDKGPRDEIFYFTDDGDLSALRYRDWKLVFMEQRAKGTLLLWANPFTTLRLPKIFNLRRDPYEIADVTSNTYWDWVMDHAFILVPAQAYVGKFLSTFQEYPPRQEPASFSLDQVMEALEDGLHAQ; encoded by the coding sequence ATGGCATGTTTCGTCGTGCCTGCGCTCGCGGCGGACAAGAAGCCGAACATTCTGATCGTGTGGGGTGACGACATCGGTCAGTCCAACATCAGCGCGTATACGATGGGGATGATGGGCTACCGCACGCCCAACATCGATCGCATCGCCAAAGAGGGGATGATCTTCACCGACTACTACGGTGAGCAGAGCTGCACGGCGGGCCGGTCGTCCTTCATTACCGGCCAGAGCGTGTTCCGTACGGGTCTCAGCAAAGTCGGCCTGCCCGGCGCGGAGCTCGGCCTGCAGAAGGAAGATCCGACGATCGCGGAGATCTTGAAGCCGATGGGGTACGTGACCGGCCAGTTCGGCAAGAACCATCTCGGTGACAAGGACGAGCACTTGCCGACCAATCACGGCTTCGACGAGTTCCTCGGCAACCTCTACCACCTGAACGCCGAAGAAGAGCCGGAGCTGCCGGACTATCCGAAGGATCCGGAGTTCCGAAAGAAGTTTGGTCCGCGTGGTGTCATCAAGAGCTCGGTCGACGGCAAGATCGAGGACACGGGACCTCTCACCAAGAAGCGCATGGAGACGATCGACGACGACGTTACCGTCGCGGCGCTCGACTTCATCGATCGCGCCCACAAGAGCGACAAGCCGTTCTTCGTCTGGTGGAACGCGACCCACATGCACTTCCGTACGCACGTGAAGCCCTCGAGCCTCGGTCAGTCGGGCCAGGACTTCTACGGCGATGCGATGATGGACCACGACAAGAACGTCGGACAGATTCTCGACAAGCTCGACGAGCTCGGGATCGCCGACAACACGATCGTGCTCTACAGCACCGACAACGGCCCGCATAAGAACACGTGGCCCGACGCGGGTACGAGCCCGTTCCGCTCGGAGAAGAACACGAACTGGGAAGGCGGCTGGCGTGTTCCGGCGATGGTGCGTTGGCCCGGCAAGATCAAGCCCGGCTCGGTCTCCAACGAGATCATGCACCACATGGATTGGATGCCGACTCTTGCGGCCATCGCGGGTGACTCGGAGGTGAAGAAGAAGCTCCTTTCGGGCTACTCGGTCGGCGGCACGAAGTTCAAGGTGCATCTCGACGGCTACAACTTCGCGCCATTCCTGACCGGCAAGACCGACAAGGGCCCGCGCGACGAGATCTTCTACTTCACCGACGACGGAGATCTCTCGGCGCTGCGCTATCGCGACTGGAAGCTCGTCTTCATGGAGCAGCGCGCAAAGGGCACGCTCCTCCTGTGGGCCAACCCCTTCACGACTTTGCGTCTTCCAAAGATCTTCAACCTACGCCGTGACCCCTACGAGATCGCCGACGTCACCTCGAACACCTACTGGGACTGGGTCATGGATCACGCGTTCATCCTCGTCCCCGCCCAGGCCTACGTTGGCAAGTTCCTCTCGACCTTCCAGGAGTACCCGCCCCGTCAGGAGCCCGCGAGCTTCAGCCTGGACCAGGTCATGGAAGCCCTCGAAGACGGCCTCCACGCCCAGTGA